The Metabacillus sp. B2-18 genome has a window encoding:
- a CDS encoding alkaline phosphatase, with translation MLNKRFKKKLFPLAVMSTVVLGSLGGTFSSAEAKTVKSNNAEIKNVIFLIGDGMGVSYTSAYRYLKDSTDSKFVDRTELDKYLVGQQMTYPEDPEQNVTDSASAATAMSAGIKTYNNAIAVDNDGSEVKTVLEAAKEQGKSTGLVATSEITHATPASFGSHDESRKNMNAIADDYFDELVNGEHKVDVLLGGGTDLFDREDRNLVEEFQNAGFSYVTNKEELQNDNSGQVLGLFSDRGMPKMLDRDESIPSLEDMTTSAIERLNQDEDGFFLMVEGSQIDWAGHDNDIVGAMSEMEDFEKAFAAAIEFAKKDKHTLVVATADHSTGGYSIGANGIYNWFGEPIKAAKRTPDFMAEAIVNGADVEETLTNYIDLELTSDEVQSVKDAAATGKAVSIDNAIENIFNTRSNTGWTTGGHTGEDVPVYAFGPSSDRFVGQIENTDHAKIIFDILEKGKNKTIINDK, from the coding sequence ATGTTAAATAAGAGATTTAAAAAGAAATTATTCCCATTAGCTGTTATGTCTACCGTTGTGCTTGGAAGTTTAGGTGGGACGTTTTCTTCTGCTGAAGCAAAAACAGTAAAGTCAAATAATGCAGAAATTAAAAATGTTATCTTTTTAATTGGAGACGGAATGGGAGTTTCATATACTTCAGCTTACCGTTATTTAAAAGATAGTACTGATAGTAAATTTGTTGATCGTACAGAGCTTGACAAATATTTAGTGGGCCAACAAATGACATATCCAGAGGATCCTGAACAAAATGTAACTGATTCTGCATCAGCTGCAACAGCAATGTCAGCTGGTATTAAAACTTATAATAATGCAATTGCAGTTGACAATGATGGTTCTGAAGTAAAGACTGTGTTAGAGGCTGCAAAAGAACAAGGGAAATCAACAGGGTTAGTTGCAACATCTGAAATCACTCATGCTACACCTGCATCTTTTGGATCTCATGATGAAAGCCGTAAAAATATGAATGCCATCGCAGACGATTATTTTGATGAGTTAGTAAATGGTGAACACAAAGTAGACGTTCTTCTAGGAGGAGGAACAGATCTATTTGATCGTGAAGATCGTAACCTTGTTGAAGAATTCCAAAATGCTGGATTTAGCTATGTAACAAATAAAGAAGAATTACAAAATGATAATAGTGGACAAGTACTTGGTTTATTTTCTGATCGTGGAATGCCAAAAATGCTTGACCGCGATGAGAGTATACCTTCATTAGAAGATATGACAACTTCTGCAATTGAGCGTTTAAACCAAGACGAAGATGGTTTCTTCTTAATGGTTGAAGGAAGTCAAATTGACTGGGCAGGACATGATAATGACATCGTTGGTGCAATGAGTGAAATGGAAGACTTTGAAAAAGCATTTGCTGCAGCGATTGAGTTTGCGAAAAAGGACAAACACACATTAGTTGTTGCTACTGCTGACCACTCTACTGGTGGATATTCAATTGGTGCTAATGGTATTTATAACTGGTTTGGTGAGCCAATCAAAGCTGCAAAACGCACACCTGACTTTATGGCAGAAGCAATTGTAAATGGCGCTGATGTGGAAGAAACGTTAACAAATTATATTGACCTTGAATTAACTTCTGATGAAGTACAATCTGTTAAAGACGCTGCTGCGACGGGTAAAGCAGTAAGTATTGATAATGCAATTGAAAATATCTTTAACACCCGTTCTAATACAGGCTGGACAACAGGTGGACACACTGGTGAAGACGTACCTGTTTATGCATTTGGACCTTCATCCGACCGCTTTGTAGGACAAATTGAAAACACAGATCATGCAAAAATTATTTTTGATATTTTAGAAAAAGGGAAAAATAAAACGATTATTAACGATAAATAA